In Zingiber officinale cultivar Zhangliang chromosome 3B, Zo_v1.1, whole genome shotgun sequence, a single window of DNA contains:
- the LOC121967444 gene encoding 60S ribosomal protein L7-4-like → MSTEEAKKVIPESVLKKRKREEQWALAKKQELVAKKKKSRENRKLISARAQQYSKEYETQEKDLIRLKREARLKGGFYVSPEPKLLFIIRIRGINAMHPKTRKILQLLRLRQIFNGVFLKVNKATINMLRRVEPYVTYGYPNLKSVRELIYKRGYGKLNKQRIPFTDNSVIEQGLGKCNILCIEDLVHEIMTVGPHFRQANNFLWPFKLKAPLGGLKKKRNHYVEGGDAGNREDYINELIRRMN, encoded by the exons ATGTCGACGGAGGAGGCGAAAAAGGTGATCCCGGAGTCGGTTTTGAAGAAAAGAAAGAGGGAGGAGCAGTGGGCGCTCGCCAAGAAGCAGGAGCTtgtcgcgaagaagaagaagtctcggGAGAATCGGAAGTTGATCTCTGCTAGAGCTCAGCAGTACTCCAAGGAATATGAAACCCAG GAGAAGGACCTGATCCGCTTGAAGAGAGAAGCCAGGTTGAAGGGAGGGTTTTACGTCAGCCCTGAGCCGAAGCTTCTGTTCATCATTCGCATTCGAGG TATAAATGCGATGCACCCAAAGACCCGAAAGATCTTGCAGCTTCTTCGTCTGAGACAG ATATTCAATGGTGTGTTTTTGAAAGTCAACAAGGCTACAATCAACATGTTGCGAAGAGTTGAGCCTTATGTGACCTATGG GTATCCCAATTTGAAGAGTGTGAGGGAGTTGATCTACAAGAGAGGGTATGGGAAGCTGAACAAGCAGAGAATTCCTTTTACTGACAATTCAGTGATTGAGCAG GGCTTGGGAAAATGTAACATCTTATGCATTGAAGATCTTGTCCACGAGATCATGACTGTCGGACCGCACTTCAGGCAGGCCAACAACTTTCTGTGGCCTTTCAAGTTGAAGGCACCCTTGGGTGgcctgaagaagaagaggaaccaCTATGTTGAAGGAGGCGATGCAGGAAACCGTGAAGATTACATCAATGAACTCATCAGAAGGATGAACTAA
- the LOC121967446 gene encoding plasma membrane ATPase-like, whose protein sequence is MAGDGKEISLDAIKNETVDLERIPIEEVFEQLKCSREGLSAQEGANRLQIFGPNKLEEKKESKILKFLGFMWNPLSWVMEMAAIMAIALANGGGKPPDWQDFVGIVALLVINSTISFIEENNAGNAAAALMAGLAPKTKVLRDGQWSEQEAAILVPGDIISIKLGDIVPADARLLEGDPLKIDQSALTGESLPVTKNPGDEVFSGSTCKQGEIEAVVIATGVHTFFGKAAHLVDSTNQVGHFQKVLTAIGNFCICSIAVGMIVEIIVMYPIQNRRYRDGIDNLLVLLIGGIPIAMPTVLSVTMAIGSHRLSQQGAITKRMTAIEEMAGMDVLCSDKTGTLTLNKLGVDKNLIEVFAKGVDKEHVVLLAARASRTENQDAIDAAMVGMLADPKEARAGIREVHFLPFNPVDKRTALTYIDAEGHWHRVSKGAPEQILNLCNCKEDVRRRVHSVIDKYAERGLRSLAVARQEVPEKSKESPGGPWQFVGLLPLFDPPRHDSAETIRRALNLGVNVKMITGDQLAIAKETGRRLGMGTNMYPSSSLLGQNKDASIAALPVDELIEKADGFAGVFPEHKYEIVKKLQEKKHICGMTGDGVNDAPALKKADIGIAVADATDAARSASDIVLTEPGLSVIISAVLTSRAIFQRMKNYTIYAVSITIRIVLGFMLIALIWKFDFSPFMVLIIAILNDGTIMTISKDRVKPSPMPDSWKLQEIFAAGIVLGGYLAVMTVIFFWAMKETDFFSEKFNVRSLRDSNAEMMSALYLQVSIVSQALIFVTRSRSWCFVERPGLLLVSAFLIAQLIATLIAVYANWGFARIEGIGWGWAGVIWLYSMVFFFPLDLFKFAIRYILSGKAWDNLLENKTAFTTKKDYGREEREAQWAMAQRTLHGLQPPESSNLFTEKSSYRELSEIAEQAKRRAEIARLRELNTLKGHVESVFKLKGLDIDNIQQHYTV, encoded by the exons ATGGCCGGAGACGGCAAGGAGATTAGCTTGGATGCGATCAAGAACGAAACAGTCGATCTG GAACGAATTCCAATCGAGGAAGTATTTGAGCAGCTGAAATGTTCGAGGGAAGGTCTTTCAGCTCAGGAAGGAGCCAATCGCCTCCAGATCTTTGGTCCCAACAAACTGGAAGAGAAAAAG GAGAGCAAAATCCTCAAATTTCTTGGTTTCATGTGGAATCCCCTCTCCTGGGTAATGGAAATGGCTGCTATCATGGCCATCGCCTTGGCCAACGGTGGCGGGAAACCTCCGGACTGGCAGGACTTCGTCGGCATCGTAGCGTTGCTCGTCATCAACTCCACCATCAGCTTCATCGAAGAAAACAACGCCGGCAACGCCGCAGCAGCCCTGATGGCTGGCCTTGCACCaaaaacaaag GTGCTCAGAGATGGCCAGTGGAGCGAGCAAGAAGCAGCAATTCTGGTTCCTGGCGACATCATCAGTATTAAACTTGGTGATATTGTCCCTGCCGATGCTCGCCTTCTTGAGGGGGACCCCTTGAAGATTGACCAATCTGCTTTGACCGGAGAATCCCTCCCCGTCACCAAGAATCCCGGCGATGAGGTCTTCTCTGGCTCAACTTGCAAACAAGGTGAAATCGAGGCCGTCGTCATTGCCACTGGCGTCCACACCTTCTTCGGAAAGGCTGCCCACCTCGTCGACAGCACTAACCAAGTCGGCCATTTTCAGAAGGTCCTCACGGCCATCGGCAACTTCTGCATCTGCTCCATTGCCGTCGGAATGATCGTGGAGATAATTGTCATGTACCCAATCCAGAACAGACGATACAGAGACGGCATCGACAACCTACTGGTCCTCTTGATAGGAGGCATTCCCATTGCCATGCCCACCGTTTTGTCGGTCACCATGGCGATTGGTTCCCACAGGCTCTCCCAGCAAGGAGCCATCACGAAGAGGATGACCGCAATAGAGGAGATGGCCGGCATGGATGTCCTCTGCAGTGACAAAACCGGCACGCTCACGCTCAACAAGCTTGGCGTCGACAAGAACCTCATTGAGGTCTTTGCAAAGGGTGTAGATAAGGAACACGTCGTCTTGTTGGCCGCAAGAGCGTCGAGGACTGAGAACCAAGATGCTATTGATGCTGCCATGGTCGGAATGCTTGCTGACCCAAAGGAG GCCAGGGCAGGTATAAGGGAAGTGCATTTTCTTCCTTTTAACCCTGTCGACAAAAGAACTGCTCTTACCTACATTGATGCCGAGGGCCATTGGCATCGGGTGAGCAAAGGTGCTCCAGAGCAG ATTTTGAACCTCTGCAACTGCAAGGAAGATGTGAGGCGCAGGGTTCACAGTGTAATCGACAAGTATGCCGAACGCGGGCTACGCTCACTAGCAGTTGCCAGACAG GAAGTACCAGAGAAATCGAAGGAGAGTCCTGGTGGCCCATGGCAATTTGTTGGCTTGCTGCCTCTATTTGATCCTCCAAGGCATGACAGTGCGGAAACCATACGCAGAGCCCTTAATCTTGGTGTTAATGTGAAGATGATTACTG GTGATCAACTTGCTATAGCGAAGGAAACTGGTCGCAGGCTTGGAATGGGAACCAATATGTATCCTTCCTCTTCACTGCTAGGCCAGAATAAGGATGCATCAATAGCTGCACTTCCGGTGGATGAACTGATAGAGAAGGCTGATGGGTTCGCAGGAGTTTTTCCAG AACACAAGTACGAAATTGTGAAGAAGTTGCAAGAAAAGAAACATATTTGCGGAATGACTGGAGATGGAGTTAACGATGCGCCTGCACTGAAGAAGGCTGATATTGGAATTGCGGTCGCGGATGCTACAGATGCCGCTAGGAGTGCTTCAGACATCGTCCTCACTGAGCCAGGGCTAAGTGTCATCATCAGTGCCGTGCTTACAAGTCGAGCTATTTTTCAGAGAATGAAGAACTACACG ATATATGCTGTCTCCATAACCATTCGTATTGTG CTCGGATTTATGCTTATTGCACTGATATGGAAATTCGACTTCTCACCTTTCATGGTTTTGATTATTGCCATTCTAAATGATG GTACTATAATGACGATCTCCAAGGACAGAGTAAAGCCATCTCCGATGCCCGACAGTTGGAAGTTGCAAGAGATTTTTGCTGCTGGAATTGTGCTCGGTGGTTACCTAGCCGTGATGACTGTTATTTTCTTCTGGGCCATGAAAGAAACAGACTTCTTCTCA GAAAAATTTAATGTCAGATCTTTGAGGGATAGCAACGCCGAGATGATGTCTGCTTTATACCTTCAAGTCAGCATCGTTAGCCAGGCACTTATTTTTGTTACTCGATCACGCAGCTGGTGTTTTGTCGAACGCCCTGGTCTTCTCCTAGTCAGTGCCTTCTTAATTGCTCAGCTT ATTGCAACTCTCATTGCTGTTTATGCAAACTGGGGCTTTGCCCGAATAGAAGGCATAGGGTGGGGATGGGCTGGTGTTATTTGGCTGTACAGTATGGTTTTCTTCTTCCCCCTCGACTTGTTCAAATTTGCCATCCGATACATTCTCAGTGGAAAGGCTTGGGACAACCTACTCGAGAATAAG ACGGCCTTCACTACAAAGAAGGATTATGGAAGGGAAGAAAGGGAAGCTCAATGGGCAATGGCACAAAGAACCCTACATGGACTTCAGCCTCCTGAAAGTAGCAATCTGTTCACTGAGAAAAGCAGTTACAGAGAGCTTTCTGAGATCGCTGAGCAAGCCAAAAGGCGAGCAGAAATTGCAAG GCTTCGCGAGCTGAATACTCTCAAAGGACATGTCGAATCGGTGTTCAAGCTCAAAGGACTAGACATTGACAACATCCAGCAACATTACACAGTTTAG
- the LOC121967443 gene encoding pre-mRNA-processing protein 40A-like: protein MASNPQASGTLPPRPAVLGSAGPPQNFALPMPMQFTPLVPPQTNQFVPSQQFRPVGQGMPGPNVAIPNGQTQMPHFPQSTLYMPPMSGQPGQMPPSSQAIPLPYFQANRPIASGPLPSQPNAQVPGNLPSFPSMGMHHSSSYTFVTSYGQAPNNVISSSQYQPASQMQIPAPSVAQAWPGPVSITPVTPIVQTVHQPSATVVAPQAQSLQPSSNDHNSSDWHEHTSPDGRRYYYNKKTKQSVWEKPHELMTPVERADASTDWKEFTAADGRKYYYNKVTKQSKWTMPDELKLARDQSEKTATQLLPVEIGTPAPSVASTIPSTETSSMSTSLPTVTEVVSTSSINPSLMESSSGAETSMGINSSSSVGKENEADLPNLHYPANSAPDLVHSSATAEHTSVVVDSTATEIKSNQDNNSSLTNTLGVHGETFQEQEEPKEPTPLVGKDNVRSSDDKAFDEQAYANKLEAKNAFKALLESANVQSDWTWEQAMRVIINDKRYGSLRTLGERKQAFNEYLGQRKKQETEERRIKQKKSREDFVKMLEECKDLTSSTRWSKAIIKFEDDERFCAVERPREREDLFESYITELQKKERTKAADDHKRNIMEYREFLDSCDFIKANSQWRKVQDRLEGDERCYRLEKIDRLEIFQEYVRDLEKEEEEKRKIQKEQIRRAERKNRDEFRKLMEDHVASGVLTAKTQWRDYFSHVKDLAPYLAVASNSSGSTAKDLFEDVVEELEKQYLEDRSQIKDAVKIGKITLASSWTFEQFKTAVAGIGSLKGIPEINLKLAFDELLERLQEKEEKEAKKRQRLADSFSDLLYSIKELTAHSNWEESKLLFLDSQEYWSIDDDNFARELFEAYIAQLKEKLKEKDRKREEEKLKKEKEREERRKEKEKEKERERAKQKGKDRTRKDEAESDDADLVDDYGSKDRKRDKEKERKHRKHHHSHADEISSGKDEEDEHRKSKRHSSDRKKSHKHSHATDSDTENRHKRHRKDRDGSRRNGSHEELEDGEVGEDGEIC from the exons ATGGCCAGCAACCCACAAGCCTCTGGGACTCTG CCTCCTAGGCCTGCAGTTCTGGGGTCTGCTGGCCCACCTCAAAACTTTGCTCTGCCTATGCCTATGCAG TTTACACCACTAGTTCCTCCACAGACAAATCAATTTGTGCCTTCTCAGCAATTCCGGCCTGTTGGACAAGGAATGCCTGGACCAAATGTTGCCATACCTAATGGCCAAACTCAAATGCCCCATTTTCCTCAATCAACACTGTATATGCCTCCAATGTCAGGCCAGCCAGGTCAAATGCCACCATCATCACAAGCGATTCCATTGCCATATTTTCAAGCGAACCGACCTATCGCATCTGGACCTCTACCATCACAACCAAATGCTCAAGTGCCTGGCAATTTACCTAGTTTTCCTAGTATGGGAATGCATCACTCTTCATCGTACACG TTTGTGACATCTTATGGCCAAGCCCCAAACAATGTCATTTCATCATCACAGTACCAACCTGCATCACAGATGCAAATTCCCGCCCCTTCAGTAGCACAAGCCTGGCCTGGACCTGTCAGCATTACTCCTGTTACGCCTATTGTTCAGACCGTACATCAACCTTCAGCTACTGTCGTAGCACCTCAA GCACAAAGTTTGCAACCTAGCTCTAACGACCATAATTCTTCGGATTGGCATGAACACACATCTCCAGATGGTAGAAG GTATTATTACAATAAGAAGACCAAACAATCTGTCTGGGAGAAGCCGCATGAATTAATGACTCCTGTTGAG AGGGCTGATGCATCAACTGACTGGAAGGAATTCACTGCTGCAGATGGTCGAAA ATACTActataacaaagtcacaaagcAATCAAAATGGACAATGCCTGATGAACTCAAG CTAGCTCGGGATCAATCAGAAAAAACAGCAACTCAGCTACTACCAGTAGAAATAGGGACACCTGCTCCATCTGTTGCTTCGACTATTCCTTCTACCGAAACCTCTTCCATGAGCACTTCTCTGCCCACTGTAACAGAGGTGGTATCTACTTCAAGCATAAACCCCTCTTTGATGGAATCATCTAGTGGTGCAGAAACATCTATGGGAATCAATTCTAGCTCTTCTGTaggaaaagaaaacgaagctGATCTACCAAATCTTCACTATCCTGCAAATTCAGCTCCTGATCTAGTTCATTCGTCTGCAACTGCTGAACATACTTCTGTTGTCGTGGATTCTACAGCCACTGAGATCAA GAGCAATCAAGACAACAACTCATCCCTCACAAATACCTTGGGTGTTCATGGTGAAACATTTCAGGAACAGGAG GAACCCAAAGAACCCACACCTCTTGTTGGTAAAGACAATGTTAGGTCATCTGACGATAAAGCATTTGATGAACAAGCTTATGCTAATAAGTTG GAGGCAAAAAATGCTTTTAAAGCTTTACTTGAATCTGCCAATGTTCAGTCTGATTGGACTTGGGAGCAG GCAATGAGGGTCATCATAAATGATAAAAGATATGGTTCTTTGAGAACACTTGGAGAAAGGAAACAAGCATTTAATGAG TACCTTGGTCAAAGAAAAAAACAGGAGACAGAGGAAAGGCGCATTAAGCAAAAGAAATCACGGGAGGATTTTGTTAAGATGTTAGAG GAATGCAAAGACCTTACATCATCGACTAGATGGAG TAAAGCAATAATTAAGTTTGAGGATGATGAACGATTTTGTGCTGTTGAACGGCCAAGAGAACGTGAAGATCTTTTTGAAAGCTACATTACCGAGCTACAAAAAAag GAAAGAACAAAAGCTGCTGATGATCATAAAAGAAACATTATGGAATACAGAGAGTTTCTTGATTCTTGTGACTTCATTAAG GCAAATAGTCAATGGAGAAAAGTTCAAGATCGTCTCGAGGGTGATGAAAGATGCTATCGACTTGAGAAGATTGATCGATTAGAAATTTTTCAG GAGTATGTACGTGATCTGGAGAAAGAAGAGGAGGAAAAGAGGAAAATACAAAAG GAACAAATTCGACGAGCAGAGCGCAAAAACCGTGATGAATTTCGCAAGCTTATGGAAGACCATGTTGCTTCTGGTGTTCTTACAGCTAAAACTCAATGGCGTGACTATTTTTCGCAT GTCAAAGATTTGGCACCTTACTTGGCTGTAGCATCAAATTCATCAGGCTCAACAGCTAAAGATTTGTTTGAAGATGTTGTAGAGGAACTTGAAAAACAG TACCTTGAGGACAGGTCCCAAATCAAAGATGCAGTGAAGATTGGAAaa ATTACTTTGGCTTCATCATGGACATTTGAGCAATTCAAGACTGCTGTGGCAGGTATTGGTAGTTTGAAAGGAATACCTGAGATAAACTTGAAg CTAGCATTCGATGAACTATTGGAAAGGCTTCAGGAAAAAGAGGAGAAAGAGGCTAAAAAGCGCCAACGTCTTGCAGACAGTTTTTCTGATCTGTTATACTCAATCAAG GAATTAACTGCCCACTCAAATTGGGAGGAAAGCAAATTACTATTTTTAGACAGCCAGGAGTATTG GTCGATAGATGATGACAATTTTGCAAGAGAGCTTTTTGAGGCCTACATTGCTCAGTTGAAggaaaaattgaaagaaaaagaccgcaagagagaagaagaaaag CTGAAAAAAGAGAAGGAAAGAGAAGAGCGACggaaggagaaagagaaggaaaaagagaGGGAGCGTGCTAAACAGAAGGGGAAGGATCGGACTAGAAAAGATGAAGCTGAGAGCGATGATGCTGATTTGGTGGATGACTATGGCTCAAAGGATCgaaaaagggacaaggagaaagaaaggaaaCACCGGAAACACCATCACAGTCATGCTGATGAAATAAGCTCGGGTAAGGATGAGGAAGACGAGCACAGGAAGTCCAAGAGGCACAGCAGTGATCGAAAGAAATCTCACAAG CATTCCCATGCTACAGATTCTGACACTGAAAATCGACACAAGAGGCATAGAAAAGATAGAGATGGATCACGGAGAAATGGTAGTCACGAAGAACTAGAAGACGGAGAAGTTGGAGAAGATGGAGAGATTTGTTAG
- the LOC121967447 gene encoding glutaredoxin-C8-like codes for MAVVAGVYCLWRPRLLCSRWLPPRASSYYSASDLVKQTVSSHDIVIFSKTYCPYCGTAKDVFKELKQEPHVLELDDRDDGPDIQDALSQLVGRNTVPQVFIHGEHLGGCDDTIEAYENGRLLTLLGINSKGVP; via the exons ATGGCGGTGGTGGCCGGAGTCTACTGTCTGTGGCGGCCGCGGCTGTTGTGCTCGAGGTGGTTACCTCCCCGCGCCTCCTCCTACTACTCCGCCTCCGATTTGGTGAAGCAAACCGTTTCCTCCCACGACATCGTCATCTTTTCCAAGACCTATTGCCC ATATTGTGGGACTGCAAAAGATGTTTTTAAAGAACTGAAACAAGAACCGCATGTTTTGGAGCTGGATGATAGAG ATGACGGACCAGACATTCAAGATGCATTGTCTCAGCTAGTAGGGAGGAATACAGTCCCTCAAGTGTTTATTCATGGAGAACATTTGGGTGGATGTGATG ATACCATAGAAGCATATGAAAACGGGAGGCTTCTAACTCTTCTTGGTATCAACTCAAAAGGTGTTCCTTGA